In Nocardioides sp. W7, the genomic stretch CCGCGGTAAGAATGCGGTGTCGGCGCTGGGGTCGCCACCCCAGGGAAACGGAGATGGCGATGGCGTCGCAGGGCCAGGACAAGGCACGCAAACGCGGCCAGGGGAATCAGAAGGGCTCGGCGCGTCGTACCCAGCTGCTGGCCATCGCCGCGGAGCTGTTCGCCACCAGGGGCTACTCGCAGACGACGGTGCGCGACATCGCGGACGAGGCCGGGATCCTCTCCGGCAGCCTCTATCACCACTTCGACTCGAAGGAGGCGATGCTCGACGAGATCCTGCGCCAGTTCATGGACGGGCTGCTCTCGAGGTTCGAGGCGATCGTGGCCGCCGGCGCCAGCCCCCGGGAGACGCTCGACGAGCTGATCCGGGTGTCGTTCGCCACCATCCACGTCGATCCCCACGCGGTGGCGCTGTACCAGAACGAGGTGGCCCTGCTCTCCCACGTCCCCGAGTTCGAGTTCGTCCCGAAGACCGGTCGTGCGGTCGAGGCCGTGTGGCTCAACGTGCTCGCGGCCGGTCGGGAGGCCGGGGACTTCCGTGAGGACCTTGACAGCGGCATCATGTACCGCTTCATCCGCGACACCGTGTGGGTCTCGGTGCGCTGGTACAACCCGCGCGGGAAGCTCCAGCACGAGAAGGTCGCCGAGCAGTTCATCACCCTGCTGCACGGAGGCCTGCTCGCCCGTTAGCAGCGGTCTGGTCACGCATGCGTGCCTCCGATAAACCTAGCGCTTGTTTGGGTACGGTAGCAGGGAACGCGGCCCCGGACGAGGTTGCCGGGCGCGATTCACACCAGGCGCTCGCGTGCCCGTCACCAGGAGGATCCATGACCCAGCCGCTCGTCGACCTGACCGACAGGGTCGTGCTCATCACCGGTGCCGGACAGGGGCTGGGAGCGGCCCACGCCCGGGTGCTCGCGGACCACGGCGCGCGCGTCGTGGTCACCGACCTGACGGCCGGGCCGGCCGAGGCGGTCGCCGCCGAGATCACCGCAGGCGGAGGCGACGCGCTGGGCCTGGCGCTGGACGTGACCGACCGGGCGGCGTGGGCCGCCGTGGTGGATCGGGTGGGCGAGCGCCACGGCCGGATCGACGGGCTCGTCAACAACGCCGGCGCCTTCCTGCGCGCGCCGTTCCTCGAGACCGACGAGCGCCTGCTCGACCTGCACCTGAGGGTCAACCTCCTGGGTCCGATGCTCGGGATGCAGGCCGTCGTCCCGCTCATGCGCGACGCGGGTGGGGCCGTGGTCAACATCGCCTCCGTGGCGGCGCTGGCCGGCTACCCGCAGGCCTCGGCGTACTCCGCGTCGAAGTGGGCGCTGCGCGGCCTGAGCCGCACCGCGGCCCTCGAGCTCGGCGAGCACGGGATCCGGGTCAACTGCATCTGCCCCGGCGCGATGGACACCCAGATGATCTCCGAGGAGGCCCGGGACGGCAGGGGCGTCGTCGCAGGCCTGCCCATCGCCCGGGCCGGACGACCCGAGGAGGCGAGCGCGCTGGTCGCGTTCCTGCTCAGCTCGGCGAGCTCCTACTGCACCGGCCAGGAGTTCGTGATCGACGGCGGCATGAAGGCCTGAGCGGCCCGTCCCGCTGTCAGGCGCCCAGCAGGAGGCGCCGGTGCTCGCGCGCGCTGCCGAACAGCTGGCCGGTGGCGTGGGCCCGCTTGAAGTAGAGCTGCGCGTCGTGCTCCCACGTGATGGCGATGCCGCCGTGCAGCTGCACCATCTCGCCGGCGACGTCGGAGAAGGCGTCCGAGCACCACGCCTTCGCGGTGGCGGCCTGGGTGACGAGGTCGGCGCTGCCCTGGGCGGAGGCCCAGGCGGCCGACCAGGAGACCGAGCGGGCCGTTTCCACCCTGACGAGCATGTCCGCGGCCCGGTGCTTGAGCGCCTGGAACGAGCCCAGCGGCCGGCCGAACTGCTCGCGCTCCTTCAGGTGGGCCACGGTGAGGTCCAGGGCGCTCTGCGCGCCGCCCACCTGGAGGGCCGAGACCGCGACCGCAGCCTCGGCGTGCAGCCTGCCCAGGAGCCCCTCGACATCGGCGTCGCCGGAGAGCCGGACGGCGGCGGCGTCGCTGAAGGTGACCCGGCCGAAGCGCAGGGTCAGGTCGAGACCGGGCGTGTGCACCCGCTCCACCCCCGCACCTGCGGGGTCGACCTCGAAGACGGCCGGTCCGTCGTCGGTGCTGGCGACCACGAGCAGTACGTCGGCGCCGGTGGCGTCGAGAACCAGGGTCGAGACGCCGGTGAGCTGCCACGCCTCGCCCGCGCGGACGGCGCGGACGTCGGAGCCGTCGCGGCGCCAGTGGCCCCGCTCGTCGGCCCAGGCGAGTGCGGCGACGCACGAGCCCTCGGCGATGTCGGGCAGCAGCCGCTCGCAGTCGTCCGCGCTGCCGGCCAGCAGTACGGCGCGGGCCGCCAGCACGCCCGAGCCGAGCAGCGGGGACGGGGAGAGCGTCGCGCCCAGCTCCTCGAGCACGACGTGGGTCTCGAACGAGCTGAAGCCGGCGCCGCCGTACTCCTCGGGGACGGCCAGGGCGGTGACCCCGATCTGGCTGCACAGGGTCTGCCAGAGCGCGGTGTCGTAGCCCTCCTCGGACGCGGCCGCGGTGCGGACGTCGACCTGGCCGGCACGCCGCTCCACCAGGCTGCGCACGGCGCGCCCCAGCTCCTGCTGCTCCTCGCTCAGTCCGAAGTGCACGGTCAGCTCCTTCTCGTCGTCGAGGTCAGCGGGTTGCGGTCAGGTGGTGCAGCACGCGGGCCCGGTGCTGGGACGTGGTGCCCCAGGCGCCGGCCAGCGCGCGGGCGCGCAGGATGAAGATGCTCAGGTCGTGCTCCAGCGTGTAGCCGATGGCACCGTGCACCTGCAGCGCGGTGCGCGAGGCGAGGTGGGCGGCATCGGTCGCGGCGACCTTGGCGGCGGAGACGTCGCGTGCTGCGACCTCGGAGTCGGCCTCGAGCTCGTGGGCGGCGCCGTGCACCAGCGGCCGCGCGAAGTCCAGGGCGACCCGCACGTCGGCGAGGGCGTGCTTGACGGCCTGGTACTCGCCGATCGCCCGGCCGAACTGGCGACGCTGAGCGACATAGGCGACGGACTCGCGCAGCATCCGCTCCCCGGCGCCGACCAGGCTGGCGGCGCAGGCGAGCGCCGCGAGGTCGAGCCCGCGGGCCACGGCCGTGCTGTCGACGGCGACCGCGGTGCCCTCGGCCTGCACGCTGTGCAGGTGCCGGGACGGGTCGACCGAGGTGAGCTTCCGGGTCGAGGTGGCGGCCGCGAGGCCGTCCGCGTCGAGCAGGTAGGTGTGCGTCGCGGCAGCAACGTCCAGGGCGTACGGCGTCTGCGGCGGCGCGGCGACGGTGACCCGGGCCGCCCCCTCCGCGAGGTCGGCCAGGACACCCTCGTGCTCGGTGCCGGCCAGCAGGCTGGGCGCCAGCGCGACGGACTCGACCCACGGGCCGGGCACGCCGTGCCGGCCGAGCGCCTCGAAGGCGACGACGACGTCGAGCGGCGTACCGCCGATGCCGCCGAGGGCCTCGGGGACCACCAGGGCCGGTACGCCGAGCTCGGCGAGCTGCTCCCACAGGCGCAGCCCGGGGGCGGTGTCGCCGGCGCCCCAGGCGCGGGTGGCGGCGGGGACCTCGGCGGCGCCGAGAAGTCCGTCGAGCGCCTCAGCGAAGGAGCGCTGCTCTGCTGTGAGGGCGAACCTCATGCTCCCGACCTCCTGTTGTCGCCGCGGGGAAGGCCGAGGATCCGCTCGGCCACGATGTTGCGCTGGATCTCGTTGGTGCCCGCGTAGATCGGGCCGGCCAGCGAGAAGAGGTAGTCGTCCACCCAGGCGCCGTTCGACACGGCTCCCTCGCCGCGCAGCTCCTGCTCGGGGCCGAGCAGATCGAGCGCGGTCTCGTGCAGGTCGACGTCGAGCTGGGACCAGAAGAGCTTGTTGACGCTGCCGTCGGCGCCCATGTCGCCGCCGCCCTGGAGGCGGTCGACCGTGCCCCAGGTGTAGAGCTGGTAGGCCCGCGCGCCGATCCAGGCGTCGACCACGTCGTCGCGCAGCTGCGGGGACTCCTCGCCGCGCTCGTGCCACAGGTCGAGGAGTCGGTCCGCGGCGGCCAGGAAGCGGCCGGGTGCGCGCAGCGACAGCCCGCGCTCGTTGCCGGCGGTGCTCATGGCCACCCGCCAGCCGTCGCCGACCCCGCCTAGCACGTCCGCGTCGGGCACGAACACGTCGTCGAAGAAGATCTCCGCGAAGCCGGCGTCCCCGTCGAGCTGGGCGATGGGTCGCACCGTGATGCCCTCGGCGTCGAGGGGGAAGAGGAAGTAGGTCAGGCCGCGGTGCCGCTCGGCCGCCGGGTCGCTGCGGAACAGGCCGAAGCCACGGTCGGCGAACGGCGCGCGCGAGCTCCACGTCTTCTGGCCGTTGAGGACCCAGCCGCCGCGCTCGTCGTCACGCTCGGCGCGACTGCGGATGCCGGCGAGGTCGCTGCCGGCCTCGGGCTCGGACCAGGCCTGCGCCCAGACCTCGGTGCCGTCGACCATCGCGGGCAGGTAGCGCTCCTGCTGCTCGGGGGTGCCGTGGCCGAAGATGATCGGCGCCAGCAGCGAGATGCCGTTCTGGGTGATCCGGGTGGGGGAGCCGGAGAGGTAGTACTCCTCCTCGAAGATCACCCACTCGACCAGGGATGCGTCCCGGCCGCCGTACTGCTCGGGCCAGGCCACGACGGACCAGCGCCCCCCGGCGAGTGCCTTCTCCCAGTCCCGGTGGGCGCGGGCGCCCTCCTCGGTGTCCATGGAGGGCAGCCGGCCGGGGGAGTTCTCGGCCAGCCAGGCGCGCGCCTCGGCGCGGAAGGCCTCTTCGGCCTCGGTGAATCCCAGGCTCATACGTCACCATCCGCTTTCTTGTTGCTCCGGGCCATCGACCGTGCGTCGAGGCCGGCGAGCGAGTCCTTGCCCACCTCCGCGTTGTGCGCGTGGGCGGCGTGGTGCAGGCCGAAGACCGAATCCATGCCGGCCCGCAGGCCCTGCAGGTCCTCGGCCTGGTTGACGGCCTTCTTGGTCAGGGCCAGGCCCAGGCGGGGCATCTCGGCGATCCGGTCGGCCATGTCGAAGACGGCGCGCTCGAGATCGGCGCGCGGCACGACGTGGTTGACCATGCCGAGCTCCCGGGCCCGGACGGCGTCGAAGCGGCCGCCGGTGTAGAGGAACTCCTTGGCCGCGCGGGGGTTCATCACGAACGGGTGGGCGAAGTACTCCACGCCCGGGATGCCCATCCGCACGACCGGGTCGGAGAAGAAGGCGTCGTCGGAGGCGATGATGAAGTCGCAGGACCAGGCCAGCATCAGGCCGCCGGCGATGCAGGCGCCCTGGACCATGGCGATCATCGGCTTGGGGATCTCGCGCCAGCGACGGCACATGCCGAGGTACACCTCGGACTCGCGGGCGAAGCGCGAGTCGACGCCCTGCTTGTCCACGTGGTCCCAGTGGATGACGGCCTGGCGCTCGAACGACCGGTCGATGTCGCGGCCCGGCGTACCGATGTCGTGCCCGCCGCAGAAGTGCCGGCCGTTGCCGGCCAGCACGATGACCTTGACGTCGTCGTCGTCGACGGCTCGGACGAACGCGGCGTCGAGGGCGTAGGTCATCTGGGAGTTCTGGGCGTTGGTGTACTCCGGCCGGTTCAGCGTCACCACGGCGACGGCTCCGCGCACCTCGTAGGTCACGACCTGCGCCTGTTCGGTGCTGGTCGGCTCCGGTGCATGGTGGACGGACATCGATCTCCTTCTCGGGGGCGGAGGACCGCACACTACCAAACAAGTGCTTGGTTTGGTAGTGTGGTCAGTCCGGGCGACACCGGCCCTCGCTGGCCGGGAAGGAGACTGATCGTGGACCTGACCCACTCCGCGGCGGACGAGGAGTTCCGCCAGGAGGTCCGGCAGTGGCTCGAGGAGAATCTCGTCGGCGAGTTCGCCGAGATCAAGGGCCGTGGCGGATCCGGGCGCGAGCACGAGGCCTACGAGGAGCGCGTGGCCTGGAACCAGCACCTCGCCAAGGCCGGCTGGACCTGCCTGGGCTGGCCCGTCGAGTACGGCGGCCGCGGGCTGAGCCTCTTCCAGCAGGTGATCTTCTACGAGGAGTACGCGCGCGCCGACGCGCCGGCCGGGGTCAACCACCTCGGTGAGACTCTCCTCGGCCCGACCCTGATCGCGCTGGGCACCGAGGAGCAGAAGCAGCGCTTCCTGCCCGGCATCGTCAACGTCACCGAGCTGTGGTGCCAGGGCTACTCCGAGCCCGGCGCCGGCTCCGACCTCGCCGCCGTACGCACCCGCGCGCGCCTGGAGGGCGAGGAGTGGGTGATCGACGGCCAGAAGGTGTGGACCTCGCTGGCCCACCAGGCCGACTGGTGCTTCGTGGTGGCCCGGACCGAGGTCGGGTCGCAGCGCCACGCCGGCCTCTCCTACCTCCTGGTCCCGATGGACCAGCCGGGGGTGGAGGTGCGACCGATCCTCCAGCTCACCGGCACCTCGGAGTTCAACGAGGTCTTCTTCGACGGCGCCCGCACCGGGGCCGACCTCGTCGTCGGTGCCCCCGGAGACGGATGGCGGGTGGCCATGGCGACCCTGGGCTTCGAGCGCGGGGTCTCGACCATCGGCCAGCAGGTCGGCTTCGCCCGCGAGCTCGACGAGATCGAGGCGATCGCCCGGAGCAACGGCACCTGGGACGACCCGGTGATCGCCGACCGGATCGCGCAGGCCCGGCTCGGACTCGCGGTGATGCGGACCCACGCCCTGCGCACGCTCAGCGCCTACGACTCCGGCTCCCAGGGGCCCGAGGCCTCGGTCTCCAAGCTCCTGTGGGCCCGGTGGCACCGCGACCTCGGCGAGCTCGCCATGGAGGTGCGTGGCGCAGCGGGGCTCACGGTGGCGCAGGCGCCGTACGACCTCGACGACCAGCAGACGCTCTTCCTCTTCAGCCGGGCCGACACGCTGTACGGCGGCTCCGACGAGATCCAGCGCAACATCATCGCCGAGCGCGTGCTCGGCCTCCCGAAGGAGCCCCGCCCGTGAGTGCCGCGAAGCCCGAACAGCCCACGCCCGACTACGTCCCCGGACACGGGCTGCTGACCGGCCGCACCGTGGTGGTGACCGCGGCCGCCGGCGCCGGCATCGGTGCCGCCGTGGCTCGCAAGGTGCTGGAGGAGGGGGCCAAGGCGGTCGTCATCTCCGACACCCACGAGCGCCGGCTGGGCGAGGCCCAGGCGGCGCTGGCCGCCGAGTTCGGTGCGGACCGGGTCGCCTCGGTCGTCTGCAACGTGACCAAGGAGGAGGACGTGGTCGCGCTGCTCGACGCGGCCGAGCCCTTCGGCGGCGTCGACGTGATGATCAACAACGCCGGCCTCGGCGGCACCAACGACATCCTCGAGATGCCGGACGAGACCTGGAACCTGGTCCTCGACATCACGCTGACCGGCACCATGCGCTGCATCCGCGAGGCGGGCAAGCGCTTCGTGGCCGCTGGTAAGAAGGGGGTCATCGTCAACAACTCCTCGGTGATCGGCTGGCGCTTCCAGGAGGGCCAGTCCCACTACGCCGCCGCGAAGGCCGGCGTGAAGGCGCTGACCCGCTCGGCCGCCGCCGACCTGGCGCAGTACGGCATCCGCGTGAACGCCGTCTCGCCGAGCCTGGCCATGCACCCCTTCCTGGAGAAGGTCACCAGCCCCGAGCTGCTCGCCGAGCTCAAGGGCAAGGAGGCCTTCGGCCGGGCCGCGGCGCCGTGGGAGATCGCCAACGTGATGGTCTTCCTGGCCAGCGACTACTCCAGCTACATGACCGGCGAGGTCCTCGCCGTGTCCAGCCAGCACGCCTGACCCTGAGTTTTGAGGAGAACTGACATGGCTGAGGCCTACATCGTCGATGCCGTCCGCACCCCGGTCGGCAAGCGCGGCGGCTCGCTCGCGTCCATGCACTCCGCCGACCTCGGCGGGCACGTGCTCTCGTCGCTCGTCGAGCGCACCGGCATCGACGCGTCCGCCGTGGACGACGTGATCATGGGCTGCTGCGACACGATCGGCTCCCAGGCCGGCGACGTCGCGCGCACCGCCTGGCTGGTGGCCGGGCTCCCGGACAACGTGCCCGGCGTGACCATCGACCGGCAGTGCGGCTCCTCCCAGCAGGCCGTGCACTTCGCGGCCCAGGGCGTCATGTCCGGCACCCAGGACCTGGTGGTCGCCGGCGGTCTGCAGAACATGTCCGCCATCCCGATCTCGGCCGCGATGCTGGTCGCCGAGCAGTACGGCTTCAGCACGCCGTTCGCCGAGTCCCCGGGCTGGCGGGCCCGCTACGGCGACGTCGAGGTCAGCCAGTTCAACTCCGCCCAGATGATCGCCGAGAAGTGGGACTGCAGCCGCGAGGACATGGAGCGCTTCGCGCTCGCCTCGCACGAGCGGGCGAAGCGGGCGATCGCCGAGGGGCGCTTCGAGCGTGAGATCGCACCGGTCACGCTGGCCGACGGCACTCTCTTCACCACCGACGAGTGCCCGCGCGACACCTCGCTGGAGAAGATGGCCGGCCTGAACCCGCTGGCCCCCGACGGCCGGATCACCGCCGGTGTCGCCTCGCAGATCTGCGACGGCGCCTCGGCGATGCTGATCGCCTCCGAGCAGGGCGTCAAGGACCACGGACTCACCCCGCGGGCCCGGATCCACCACCTGTCGGTGCGCGGCGACGACCCGATCTGGATGCTGACCGGCCCGATCGGCGCGACCAAGCACGCGCTGGCCAAGACCGGCATGAGCATCGACGACTTCGACCTGTTCGAGTGCAACGAGGCGTTCGCCTCGGTCGTGCTGGCCTGGATGAAGGAGACCGGCGCGCCCCACGACAAGGTCAACGTCAACGGCGGCGGCATCGCGCTGGGTCACCCGATCGGCGCGACCGGCACCCGGCTGATGACCACCATGCTGCACGAGCTCGAGCGCACGGGCGGCCGCTTCGGCCTGCAGACCATGTGCGAGGGCGGCGGTCAGGCCAACGTCACCATCATCGAGCGTCTCTGACCCTCGTCGTCTCGATGCCCGGCCGCAGCCGGGTTCCGGACCCAGCACGCGCTCAGCGGCTCAGCCGCTGCTCGGCACCCTCCGAGGCGAAGGCCTCCCCTGACGACGATGGAGACAGACATGACCGGCACCCCGCACCCCGCCCCCGGAGCCCCGGCCGGGGAGTGGCTCGGCTGCTCGCTGGGGGAGCGCACGGCGAGCTGGACCGACCGCGACGCCATCCTCTTCGCCCTGGCCGTCGGCGCGCGTCCCGACCAGCTCGACCTGGTCTTCGAGGAGCGGCTGCGGGTGCTGCCGTCGTTCGCCCTCACCCTGGCCCAGTGGGCGCCCGACGTGCTCGGCGGTGCCGGAGCCTTCGACGTGACCAACGCGCTGCACGGCTCGCAGGTCCTCGAGGCGCGCGCGCCGATGCCGGCCAGCGGTGAGCTGACGATGAAGGCGACGGTCAGCGGCGTCTGGGACAAGGGCAGCGCGGCCGTCTACGACGTGACGGTGGAGAGCGACTACTTCCTGGCGACCTGGTCGCTGTTCGCCCCGGGCCGCGGCGGCTTCGGCGGCGAGCGCGGGCCGAGCAGGTCGCCGGCCCCTGACGTGGCGCCGGCCTGGACGGCTCAGCTGCCGGTCGCCGACAACGCGGCCGTCCTCTACCGCCTGCTCGGCGACCGCCACCACATCCACGTGGACCCCGAGGCCGCCGCCGGGATCGGCCAGCCCCGGCCGATCCTGCACGGCCTGGCGACGCTGTCGGCCGCCACCCTGGTGCTGGCCGACCGGGCCGGGGCGCACCCCGCCGACCTGCGCCGGCTCGAAGGGCGCTTCGCGGCCCCGGTCTTCCCCGGCGAGACCCTCGAGGTGCGCGGCTGGGACGGCGGTGTCTTCGACGTGGTCTCCGAGCGCGGACCGGTGCTGGCCGGCGGTCTGGCCGACTTCGCCTGACCAACCTCGCCTGGCCGACCTCACCCCCCGCACGACGCACCCCAACCCGAAGGATGTCTGGATGAAGACGCTGGTGATCGGTGGCACCGGAATGATCGGCTGCCACGCCGCGACGCTGCTCACCGAACGAGGCCACGAGGTGACGATCGGCGCGCGCAGCGCGCCGGCCGAGGAGTCGCCGGTGGCGGCCTACCCGGTGCTGCTCGGGGACTACGCCCAGGGCGGGCTCACCGAGGCCGAGCTGGAGCCCTTCGACGCGGTCGTCTTCGCGGCCGGCCAGGATGTGCGCCACGTGCGGCCCGAGGACGCCGACGACCGCTTCTGGGCGGCGTACCAGTCCGAGGGCGTGCCCGCCTTCATGGCCCGCGCCAAGCGAGCCGGAGTACGACGGGCCGTACAGGTCGGCAGCTACTACCACATGGTGCGGCCCGACCTGGCCGAGACGAACCCCTACGTGAAGGCCCGTCAGCTGGCCGACGAGCGGTCCCGCGAGCTCGCCGACGCCGACTTCAACGTCTCGACGCTCAACCCGCCGTCCATCGTCGGGATGATCCCCGGCCGCAACGCGCGCGGCTTCGCCAAGATGCTGGCGTGGGGGCGCGGCGAGCTGACCGCGAAGGTGCCGGACACGGCCCCGCCGGGCGGCACCAACTACCTGTCGGTGCGCTCGCTGGCCGAGGCGATCGCCGGTGCCCTGGAGAACGCCGAGTCCGGGGCGGCGTACCTGATCGGGGACGAGAACCTCAGCTACCGCGACTACTTCCAGCTCGTCTTCGACGTCAGCGGTGGCGGTCGGACCGTGGAGCTGCGCGACGAGTCGCACCCCTTCCTCCCGGACGGCATGATCGTGCCCGGACGTGGCGCGGTGATCAGCTATGAGCCCGACCCCGCCGTGGTGGAGCTGCTCGGCTACCGGCGCAATGACGTACGGCCGATGCTCGAGGAGATGGCGCGCGCGGCCGTGCGCTGAGACGCACCGGCGGGGCTCAGCGGGGGGTGAACACGCCCGTGACCTCCTGCCGGGTCTCCGCCACCTCCTGGCGGAAGAGCGAGAGCGCCTCGAGGGCGGGACGGTCGGTGATCGCGAACAGGTCGGAGGGCTCGTCGGCCTCGTGGTCCACCGCGGCCCACGACGGGGTGACGAACATGTCGCCCTTCTCCCACTCGTAGACGATGCCGTCGATGACCGAGCGGCCCCGGCCGCGGTAGACGGCGTACACCGAGCTGCCCGCCCGGCGTACGGTCCGCGAGCGCCGTCCGGGGATCACCCGGTAGGCCTCGCAGCCCATCGTCGGCGTGACGTCGCGAGACGTCAGCGGGTCGACGTACACCATGCCGACCACGGGTCCCTCCGCCTGCGCGGCGAGGTGGGTCAGCAGCGCGTCGGTGTCGTCCCAGGTGTAGCGGAACTGCGAGGAGAAGGGGCTGCTGGGGCGCGGCGCGTCGATCGGCAGGCGGCCCGGGACCAGCATCGGGTCCAGGGTCGTGTCGTCGCGGACCACGGGCTGGCGGTCGTCGGGGTACTGCTCGAAGAAGACGGCGTCCAGCTCGTAGACCATCGGCAGGTCGAGCCCGTCGAACCAGGCCATCGACCCGTCGCCGGTGTTGGTGTGGTCGTGCCAGTGCCAGTTGGGCGTGAGCAGCAGGTCGCCCTCCTTCATCGCGCAGGCCACGCCGTTGACGGTGGTGTAGACGCCCTCGCCCTCGAAGACGAAGCGGATCGCCGACGCGGTGTGGCGGTGCGCGGGGGCGGTCTCACCGGGGCCGAGGTACTGCACCGCGCCCCACAGCGTCGAGCTGGTGAAGGGCAGGCCGCCCAGCCCGGGGTTGGTCAGGGCCAGCACCCGGCGGTCACCGCCCCGGTCGATCGGCACCTCCCAGCCGGCCCGCTCGGCGAGCGGGAGGACCGAGCTCCACTTCCACAGCCACGGCAGGGTGGCCGGCACCGGGGTGTCGGTGTTGAGGCGCTCGACCTGCTTCCACAGCGGCTTGAGGTCCTTGGCCATCAACATCCCGCACAGCTCGTCGATGCCGACCTCGACGGTCGTCGCCGCCTGCTCGGGCGTGGTGGGGTCGGTGGTGGTCATGCGGCGTTCCTGTCGGTCGGGAGGGTCAGGGTCGGTCCGGGTGGAGCAGGGCACCGATCCGGTCGGCGGCGTCGAGGAGCGTCCGGGCGACCCGGTCGGCGTCCTCGACCTCGCCCGAGGCCACGACCCCCACGCAGTACGCCGGAGCCCGGCGCACCCAGGTGGCGACCCCGCCGGCCCCGCGCTGGACGTCGCCGTACGTCGTGCTCCAGCCGCGCGCGCGGCTGTCGCCGATCCGTGGGTCCTCGCCGTCGCGGGGCGCGCGGGCGGCCAGCAGCGCGATGCCCGAGGCGCCCCGGCCGAGCGGGCGACGGGCTCCGGCGCGCACGCTCATGTGGAACGGGGTGTCCTCCGGCTCGGCCACCGCGACGACGACCGCCTCGTCGGCCTCTGCGCCGACCAGCTGCACCGTGAGCCCGAGCTCGCCGGCCGCCTGCTGGAGGACGGGCCGCGCGACCTGCCGGAGGTCGAGGTCGGCGTGCGCGACCAGGCCGAGCAGGCGCGGGCCGAGGCGGAACTGCCGATCGTCGCGGACGACGTACCCGCGCACCTCGAGGGTCT encodes the following:
- a CDS encoding MaoC/PaaZ C-terminal domain-containing protein — protein: MTGTPHPAPGAPAGEWLGCSLGERTASWTDRDAILFALAVGARPDQLDLVFEERLRVLPSFALTLAQWAPDVLGGAGAFDVTNALHGSQVLEARAPMPASGELTMKATVSGVWDKGSAAVYDVTVESDYFLATWSLFAPGRGGFGGERGPSRSPAPDVAPAWTAQLPVADNAAVLYRLLGDRHHIHVDPEAAAGIGQPRPILHGLATLSAATLVLADRAGAHPADLRRLEGRFAAPVFPGETLEVRGWDGGVFDVVSERGPVLAGGLADFA
- a CDS encoding NAD-dependent epimerase/dehydratase family protein, whose product is MKTLVIGGTGMIGCHAATLLTERGHEVTIGARSAPAEESPVAAYPVLLGDYAQGGLTEAELEPFDAVVFAAGQDVRHVRPEDADDRFWAAYQSEGVPAFMARAKRAGVRRAVQVGSYYHMVRPDLAETNPYVKARQLADERSRELADADFNVSTLNPPSIVGMIPGRNARGFAKMLAWGRGELTAKVPDTAPPGGTNYLSVRSLAEAIAGALENAESGAAYLIGDENLSYRDYFQLVFDVSGGGRTVELRDESHPFLPDGMIVPGRGAVISYEPDPAVVELLGYRRNDVRPMLEEMARAAVR
- a CDS encoding cupin domain-containing protein, which translates into the protein MTTTDPTTPEQAATTVEVGIDELCGMLMAKDLKPLWKQVERLNTDTPVPATLPWLWKWSSVLPLAERAGWEVPIDRGGDRRVLALTNPGLGGLPFTSSTLWGAVQYLGPGETAPAHRHTASAIRFVFEGEGVYTTVNGVACAMKEGDLLLTPNWHWHDHTNTGDGSMAWFDGLDLPMVYELDAVFFEQYPDDRQPVVRDDTTLDPMLVPGRLPIDAPRPSSPFSSQFRYTWDDTDALLTHLAAQAEGPVVGMVYVDPLTSRDVTPTMGCEAYRVIPGRRSRTVRRAGSSVYAVYRGRGRSVIDGIVYEWEKGDMFVTPSWAAVDHEADEPSDLFAITDRPALEALSLFRQEVAETRQEVTGVFTPR
- a CDS encoding helix-turn-helix domain-containing protein; this encodes MSSSPSHQADRTLSQSVLRALDLLEEVGEHRGLGVGELAERIEVNRTIVGRLLKTLEVRGYVVRDDRQFRLGPRLLGLVAHADLDLRQVARPVLQQAAGELGLTVQLVGAEADEAVVVAVAEPEDTPFHMSVRAGARRPLGRGASGIALLAARAPRDGEDPRIGDSRARGWSTTYGDVQRGAGGVATWVRRAPAYCVGVVASGEVEDADRVARTLLDAADRIGALLHPDRP